From a region of the Helianthus annuus cultivar XRQ/B chromosome 5, HanXRQr2.0-SUNRISE, whole genome shotgun sequence genome:
- the LOC110942080 gene encoding uncharacterized protein LOC110942080, with amino-acid sequence MKITRKTDLPAVTSSKIQTFSPDSDLLQKPISKKQPSRRIRNSGGGVRLKRDGAPAAGKRGSRPETPLLRWKFVEGKEEHEDVKDVEVESDKQVVVGRKSGRKMRRGGDVATVSARKLAAGLWRLQPPDVGGTGAGELCGGSKNNGFVSQPVIDHPGIHSPARHNRKSFDSHMKEVPQSPNSVTGSRSMLRHKLEPTFHFSNSAMEGATKWDPYSWKASEDAKRIYGESKLLEEQAGVVSVLESELESARARIHDLETERRASKKKLEQFLKKLNEERAAWRSREHEKVRAVIDDVKSELSRERKGRQRMEIVNSKLVNELADAKLSAKRYMQDYEKERKARELTEEVCDELAKEIGEDRAEVEALKRESMKMREEVDDERKMLQMAEVWREERVQLKLVDAKVTLEEKYSQMNKLIKDLETFLGSKRSDLDTEEIKRAETLKQCANSVNIQEITEFKYEPADPDDIYAVFEEVNFDEMNAKDIQQFDKNGGIVEDEDEDEDEDDDESGWETVSHVEDQGSNYSPNGSDPSVTRSTRREWEENDGTTVTEITEVCSATNNKNPKKGSSISRLWRSSYSSNGENCKVISVEGRLSSGTHLSNGTHLSPGGSSGVSMSEWSCSPGSASNTHYTKGMKGCIEWPRGAMQKHSLKAKLMEARMESQKVQLRQVLKQKI; translated from the exons ATGAAGATTACAAGAAAAACGGATCTACCGGCTGTCACATCCTCCAAGATTCAAACTTTCTCACCGGATTCGGATCTTTTACAAAAACCCATTTCGAAAAAGCAACCAAGTCGGAGAATCCGGAACTCCGGCGGCGGGGTGCGGCTGAAGAGGGACGGAGCTCCGGCGGCCGGAAAAAGGGGTTCCAGGCCGGAGACGCCGTTGCTCCGGTGGAAGTTTGTTGAGGGTAAGGAGGAACATGAGGATGTGAAGGATGTTGAAGTTGAAAGTGATAAACAGGTGGTGGTTGGTCGGAAAAGTGGCCGGAAAATGAGGAGAGGTGGTGACGTGGCAACTGTGTCGGCGAGGAAGTTGGCTGCTGGGTTGTGGCGGTTGCAACCGCCGGATGTTGGTGGTACCGGCGCCGGTGAGTTGTGTGGTGGTTCAAAGAATAATGGGTTTGTATCTCAG CCCGTGATCGATCATCCGGGGATTCATTCCCCTGCTCGACACAATAGGAAGTCATTTGATTCTCATATGAAAGAAGTTCCACAAAGCCCGAATTCTGTTACTGGCTCAAGGAGTATGCTTCGTCACAAG CTTGAACCAACATTCCATTTTTCCAACTCTGCGATGGAGGGTGCAACCAAGTGGGACCCGTATTCATGGAAAGCGTCAGAAGACGCAAAACGAATCTATGGTGAATCAAAGCTTCTAGAAGAACAAGCTGGTGTAGTGTCGGTGCTTGAATCAGAACTTGAATCGGCCCGGGCCCGCATTCATGATCTTGAAACGGAAAGACGAGCTTCAAAAAAGAAACTTGAACaatttttaaaaaagttaaacGAAGAGCGTGCGGCGTGGCGGAGCCGTGAACACGAAAAGGTTCGTGCGGTTATTGATGATGTAAAGTCGGAATTAAGTCGAGAACGAAAAGGCCGGCAAAGAATGGAGATCGTGAATTCGAAGTTAGTCAATGAGTTAGCGGATGCCAAATTATCAGCCAAACGGTACATGCAAGATTACGAAAAAGAAAGAAAAGCGAGAGAATTAACGGAGGAAGTATGTGATGAATTAGCTAAAGAAATAGGTGAAGATAGAGCAGAAGTCGAAGCGTTAAAACGGGAATCTATGAAAATGAGAGAAGAAGTTGACGATGAAAGAAAAATGTTACAAATGGCGGAAGTTTGGCGTGAAGAACGTGTTCAGCTGAAGCTCGTTGATGCGAAAGTAACCCTCGAAGAAAAATATTCTCAAATGAATAAACTCATAAAGGATCTCGAAACTTTCTTGGGTTCAAAAAGATCGGATCTTGATACAGAAGAGATTAAAAGAGCCGAAACCCTTAAACAATGCGCTAATTCGGTCAATATTCAAGAAATTACGGAGTTTAAATACGAGCCCGCGGACCCAGATGACATATATGCGGTTTTTGAAGAGGTTAACTTCGATGAAATGAACGCGAAAGACATTCAACAGTTTGACAAAAACGGTGGTATCGTAGAAGATGAAGACGAAGACGAAGACGAAGATGACGATGAAAGCGGGTGGGAAACAGTGAGTCATGTTGAAGATCAAGGGTCGAATTATTCACCCAACGGGAGTGATCCGTCGGTCACGAGAAGCACCCGAAGAGAATGGGAAGAAAACGACGGGACCACagtaaccgaaataaccgaagtGTGTTCCGCAACGAATAATAAAAATCCCAAAAAAGGGTCTTCGATTTCTCGTTTATGGAGGTCGTCTTACTCGAGTAACGGTGAAAATTGCAAGGTTATATCGGTGGAGGGGCGGTTATCAAGCGGAACCCATCTTTCAAACGGGACCCACCTATCACCGGGCGGTAGCTCGGGGGTGAGCATGTCGGAGTGGAGTTGTTCACCTGGGTCCGCTAGCAACACTCATTATACGAAAGGGATGAAAGGGTGCATAGAATGGCCACGAGGAGCGATGCAGAAACACAGTTTAAAAGCAAAACTAATGGAAGCGAGGATGGAAAGTCAAAAGGTACAGTTGCGACAAGTGTTGAAGCAGAAGATATGA
- the LOC110942079 gene encoding OVARIAN TUMOR DOMAIN-containing deubiquitinating enzyme 2 isoform X2 — protein MEGSIVRRVIPSDNSCLFNAVGYVMDHDKNKASELRQVIAATVASDPTKYSEAFLGKRNEEYCAWILNPEKWGGAIELSILADYYGREIAAYDIQTTRCDLYGQEKKYRERVMLIYDGLHYDALAMSPADGAPEEFDQTIFAVNPDRTIGTYESLALNLVKDQQRKRSYTDTANFTLRCGVCQIGVIGQKEAVEHAQATGHVNFQEFK, from the exons ATGGAAGGTAGTATAGTTAGACGGGTGATTCCTTCCGATAACAGTTGTCTATTTAATGCCGTTGG GTATGTCATGGACCATGACAAAAATAAGGCTTCAGAATTGAGACAG GTTATAGCTGCTACAGTAGCAAGTGATCCAACAAAATATTCTGAAGCGTTTCTTGGGAAACGTAATGAAGAATATTGTGCTTGGATTCTTAACCCGGAGAAATGGGGAG GCGCAATAGAGCTTTCAATATTAGCAGATTATTACGGTCGTGAAATTGCAGCATATGATATCCAAACCACAAGATGCGACTTGTATGGACAG GAAAAGAAATATCGAGAAAGAGTAATGTTGATATACGATGGTCTCCATTATGATGCTTTAGCT ATGTCCCCTGCTGATGGAGCTCCTGAAGAATTTGATCAAACGATTTTTGCGGTAAATCCCGATAGGACCATCGGGACGTATGAATCACTTGCTCTAAATCTTGTAAAGGATCAGCAAAG GAAAAGGAGCTACACGGATACTGCCAATTTCACATTGCGTTGCGGGGTTTGCCAAATTGGTGTAATTGGTCAAAAG GAAGCTGTGGAACATGCACAAGCAACAGGGCATGTCAACTTTCAAGAATTTAAATGA
- the LOC110942079 gene encoding OVARIAN TUMOR DOMAIN-containing deubiquitinating enzyme 2 isoform X1: MEGSIVRRVIPSDNSCLFNAVGYVMDHDKNKASELRQVIAATVASDPTKYSEAFLGKRNEEYCAWILNPEKWGGAIELSILADYYGREIAAYDIQTTRCDLYGQEKKYRERVMLIYDGLHYDALAMSPADGAPEEFDQTIFAVNPDRTIGTYESLALNLVKDQQRYKKCAVHKKEKELHGYCQFHIALRGLPNWCNWSKGSCGTCTSNRACQLSRI; the protein is encoded by the exons ATGGAAGGTAGTATAGTTAGACGGGTGATTCCTTCCGATAACAGTTGTCTATTTAATGCCGTTGG GTATGTCATGGACCATGACAAAAATAAGGCTTCAGAATTGAGACAG GTTATAGCTGCTACAGTAGCAAGTGATCCAACAAAATATTCTGAAGCGTTTCTTGGGAAACGTAATGAAGAATATTGTGCTTGGATTCTTAACCCGGAGAAATGGGGAG GCGCAATAGAGCTTTCAATATTAGCAGATTATTACGGTCGTGAAATTGCAGCATATGATATCCAAACCACAAGATGCGACTTGTATGGACAG GAAAAGAAATATCGAGAAAGAGTAATGTTGATATACGATGGTCTCCATTATGATGCTTTAGCT ATGTCCCCTGCTGATGGAGCTCCTGAAGAATTTGATCAAACGATTTTTGCGGTAAATCCCGATAGGACCATCGGGACGTATGAATCACTTGCTCTAAATCTTGTAAAGGATCAGCAAAGGTACAAAAAATGTGCAGTTCATAAAAAG GAAAAGGAGCTACACGGATACTGCCAATTTCACATTGCGTTGCGGGGTTTGCCAAATTGGTGTAATTGGTCAAAAG GAAGCTGTGGAACATGCACAAGCAACAGGGCATGTCAACTTTCAAGAATTTAA
- the LOC110942078 gene encoding reactive Intermediate Deaminase A, chloroplastic: MAFSVSAVAISSNLPATTVAALRHRAPIAASHTFGRSSVSYHPLRSNRFACFAVSTDASLKEAVKTDKAPAALGPYSQAIKTGNTVYLSGVLGLIPETGKFVSDSVEEQTEQVLKNMGEILKASGASYSSVVKTTIMLADLKDFKKVNEIYAKYFPAPAPARSTYQVAALPLDAKIEIECIAVL, from the exons ATGGCGTTCTCCGTTTCCGCCGTAGCGATATCGTCCAATCTTCCGGCGACAACCGTCGCCGCACTCCGCCACCGTGCTCCGATCGCTGCAAGCCATACATTTGGGAGATCATCTGTATCATATCATCCTCTCCGATCTAATCGCTTTGCCTGCTTCGCCGTTTCTACTGATGCTA GTTTAAAGGAGGCTGTTAAAACAGATAAGGCTCCAGCTGCTTTGGGTCCCTATTCCCAAGCCATAAAGACCGGCAATACCGTATATCTATCTGGTGTTCTTGGTCTTATTCCAGAG ACCGGAAAGTTTGTTTCAGACAGCGTGGAGGAACAAACAGAGCAG GTTCTTAAGAATATGGGAGAGATATTGAAAGCAAGTGGTGCTAGTTATTCCTCAGTGGTTAAAACCACCATCAT GTTGGCTGATTTGAAGGACTTTAAGAAGGTTAATGAGATTTATGCTAAAT atttccCTGCACCAGCACCTGCTCGTTCAACGTACCAGGTTGCAGCATTGCCGTTGGATGCAAAGATCGAGATTGAATGCATAGCAGTACTGTAG
- the LOC118479305 gene encoding uncharacterized protein LOC118479305, with amino-acid sequence MDPYNPNNPNSSSHPFSSSGYTPVMDNAFAGYQQMSNAFNQYPFNPMQMQPNMSFNPYQMQQPNMSFNPYQMQQPNMPQAPQTQIEEQDDEIEVVPETQPEPSKKKNKKGKGKKEDAPGKQMQQWTKIEEEALAKAFINSGTSPIVGNNQLSDSFWQEALDTFHGLMEQGEYRTIDSISSKWRKMNTLINRFCGFYNTTRANKPSGWNHENVFNEAVRLYENENKASFPHVRAWLVVKDHPKWKGCQNEVAQAKRAAKRSKTSESGSYSVGGSTGRCQININDEPDYEEEPIEDGERPPGRDKSKKIAAEKRKQAASGSGGGSRLEGVMAELKSFKEIFNDRQTEKVFFRFYLM; translated from the exons ATGGATCCCTACAAcccaaataatcccaactcaagTTCACACCCATTTTCGTCATCCGGCTACACACCCGTAATGGACAACGCTTTTGCGGGTTACCAACAAATGTCAAACGCTTTCAACCAATACCCGTTCAACCCAATGCAAATGCAACCCAACATGTCGTTCAACCCATATCAAATGCAACAACCCAACATGTCGTTCAACCCATATCAAATGCAACAACCCAACATGCCACAAGCACCTCAAACACAAATCGaggaacaagatgatgagatagaGGTTGTGCCAGAAACACAACCTGAACcttcaaaaaagaaaaataaaaagggaaAGGGTAAAAAGGAAGACGCACCGGGCAAACAAATGCAACAATGGACAAAAATTGAGGAAGAGGCGTTGGCGAAAGCATTTATTAACTCTGGAACGTCTCCTATAGTCG GTAACAATCAACTAAGCGATTCGTTTTGGCAAGAAGCCCTTGATACATTCCACGGGCTTATGGAACAAGGCGAGTACAGAACCATTGATTCTATCAGCTCGAAGTGGCGCAAGATGAATACGTTGATCAACCGCTTTTGTGGGTTTTATAACACAACGCGCGCCAACAAACCGAGTGGGTGGAaccacgaaaatgttttcaatgaAGCGGTGCGTTTATACGAAAATGAGAACAAAGCTTCTTTCCCACATGTCCGTGCTTGGCTAGTTGTAAAGGATCACCCAAAATGGAAGGGATGTCAAAATGAGGTTGCACAAGCGAAACGAGCAGCGAAACGGTCTAAAACTTCCGAGTCAGGAAGTTATAGCGTTGGAGGATCAACCGGTCGTTGCCAAATAAATATCAACGACGAGCCCGACTATGAGGAGGAGCCGATTGAAGATGGAGAACGTCCCCCAGGAAGAGACAAAAGTAAAAAAATAGCGGCTGAAAAAAGGAAACAAGCCGCATCAGGAAGTGGTGGTGGTTCGAGGTTGGAAGGTGTTATGGCGGAGTTAAAATCATTCAAGGAAATCTTTAACGACAGGCAAACCGAGAAg gttttttttaggttttatttaatGTAA
- the LOC110942077 gene encoding protein translation factor SUI1 homolog 2: MVDIEVQIPSAFDPFADVEQDSGGGAGVKEYVHIRIQQRNGRKSLTTVQGLKKELSYEKILKDLKKEFCCNGTVVQDKELGKVIQLQGDQRKNVSAFLSRAGIVKKDQIKIHGF, encoded by the coding sequence ATGGTTGATATAGAAGTTCAGATCCCATCTGCTTTCGATCCATTTGCTGACGTTGAACAAGATTCGGGCGGTGGTGCTGGAGTGAAAGAGTATGTTCATATCCGCATACAACAAAGAAATGGTAGGAAAAGCTTGACAACAGTTCAGGGTCTGAAAAAGGAGCTCAGTTACGAGAAAATTCTCAAAGATCTCAAGAAAGAATTCTGCTGTAATGGCACTGTTGTGCAGGATAAAGAGCTTGGTAAAGTGATCCAGCTTCAAGGCGATCAACGCAAGAACGTCTCTGCGTTCTTGAGCCGTGCAGGTATTGTGAAGAAAGATCAGATCAAAATTCATGGTTTTTGA